The following coding sequences lie in one Populus nigra chromosome 15, ddPopNigr1.1, whole genome shotgun sequence genomic window:
- the LOC133673912 gene encoding probable protein phosphatase 2C 22: protein MEGNNGSSSENSSRPPIPLSASTTTTSCRQCFSIDRVPVNCKKTLVRHQSLVKTKTLDISVKPQLGAENHDADFIPIIRSGAWADIGFRSSMEDVFLCADNFMSDYGLKNAIDGPNSFYGVFDGHGGKHAADFACYHLPRFIAEDEDFPMEVERVVTSAFLQTDSAFAKACSLDAALASGTTALAALVVGRLLVVANAGDCRAVLCRRGNAIDMSNDHKPMCSKERKRIEASGGYIYDGYLNGLLNVARALGDWHMEGLKGNGSDGGPLSAEPELMTRQLTEEDEFLIIGCDGIWDVFRSQNAVDFARRRLQEHNDPVMCSKDLVDEALKRKSGDNLAVIVVCFQSEPPRNLVAPRPRVHRSISAEGLRELQSFLDDLAK, encoded by the exons ATGGAAGGAAATAATGGGAGTTCTAGTGAAAATAGTAGTAGACCACCGATACCTCTCTCTGCTTCTACTACTACGACGTCGTGTAGACAGTGTTTTAGCATTGATCGTGTGCCTGTTAACTGCAAAAAGACTCTGGTTCGTCACCAGTCTCTT GTGAAGACAAAGACGTTGGATATCTCTGTTAAACCTCAGCTTGGTGCAGAAAATCATGATGCGGATTTCATTCCAATTATTCGTTCTGGTGCATGGGCGGATATTGGCTTTCGCTCAAGTATGGAAGATGTGTTTTTATGTGCTGACAATTTTATGAGTGATTATGGACTCAAGAATGCTATTGATGGGCCCAATTCCTTTTATGGG GTGTTTGATGGACATGGAGGAAAGCATGCTGCTGACTTTGCATGCTACCATTTGCCAAGATTCATTGCTGAGGATGAAGACTTCCCCATGGAGGTTGAGAGGGTTGTTACTTCTGCATTTCTGCAAACCGACTCTGCTTTTGCGAAGGCTTGCTCCCTGGATGCAGCCCTTGCTTCTGGAACCACTGCACTAGCAGCTCTTGTTGTTGGGAG GTTGTTAGTTGTGGCAAATGCTGGAGATTGTCGGGCAGTTCTATGCCGCCGTGGCAATGCCATTGACATGTCTAATGATCATAAACCAATGTGCAGCAAAGAAAGGAAGCGCATCGAGGCATCTGGGGGCTACATTTATGATGGTTATCTCAATGGACTACTCAATGTGGCTCGTGCTTTGGGAGACTGGCACATGGAAGGACTGAAAGGTAATGGCAGTGATGGTGGACCACTAAGTGCAGAGCCTGAGCTTATGACTAGGCAATTGACTGAGGAAGATGAATTCCTCATTATAGGCTGTGATGGGATTTGGGATGTGTTCAGGAGCCAAAATGCTGTGGATTTTGCTAGGCGGAGGCTTCAAGAGCACAATGACCCAGTCATGTGTAGCAAAGATCTAGTTGATGAAGCCTTGAAGAGGAAGAGTGGGGATAATTTAGCTGTTATCGTGGTCTGCTTCCAGTCTGAGCCTCCCCGAAACTTGGTTGCCCCACGTCCAAGGGTGCACAGGAGCATATCTGCCGAGGGTTTGAGGGAGTTGCAGAGCTTCTTGGATGACTTGGCAAAATGA
- the LOC133674836 gene encoding pleiotropic drug resistance protein 1-like, whose product MDGGGDIYRVSSARLSSSSNIWRNSTLDVFSRSSRDEDDEEALKWAALEKLPTCLRMRRGILTEEEGQAREIDIASLGLIEKRNLVERLVKIAEEDNERFLLKLKERIHRVGLDIPTIEVRFEHLSIEAEAYVGGRALPTIFNFSANMLEGFLSFLHILPSRKQPFPILHDLSGIIKPRRMTLLVGPPSSGKTTLLLALAGKLGKDLKSSGSVTYNGHGMAEFVPQRTSAYISQYDLHIGEMTVRETLSFSARCQGVGPRYEMLTELSRREREANIKPDPDIDIFMKAAALEGQETTVTTDYILKILGLDICADTMVGDEMIRGISGGQKKRLTTGEMLVGPARALFMDEISTGLDSSTTFQIVNSLRQTTHILNGTTFISLLQPAPETYDLFDDIILLSEGLIIYQGPRENVLEFFESLGFKCPERKGVADFLQEVTSRKDQEQYWACRDQPYSFVSAKEFSEAFQSFHIGRKLGDELATPFDKSKSHPAALTTEKYGVSKKELLKACISREFLLMKRNSFVYIFKFTQLIILASITMTIFLRTEMHRNTIVDGGIYLGALFFAIIVIMFNGFSELAMTIMKLPIFYKQRDLLFYPPWAYAIPTWILKIPITFVEVAIWTIMTYYVIGFDPNIGRFFKQYLIFVLANQMSSGLFRMTGALGRNIIVANTFGSFALLAVLVLGGFILSRDNVKPWWIWGYWVSPLMYVQNAASVNEFLGHSWRHIPPNSTESLGVVVLKSRGIFPEANWYWIGIGALIGYTLLFNFLFTLALKYLNPFGKPQAMLSKEALAERNANRTGELIELSTRGKSTSVRGIDSRRSSSARPPSLRMHSFGDASQNKRGMVLPFQPLSITFDEIRYSVDMPQEMKAQGILEDRLELLKGVSGAFRPGVLTALMGVSGAGKTTLMDVLSGRKTGGYIEGRISISGYPKNQQTFARISGYCEQIDIHSPHVTVYESLVYSAWLRLSPDVDSETRKMFIEEVVELVELNPLREALVGLPGVNGLSTEQRKRLTIAVELVANPSIIFMDEPTSGLDARAAAIVMRTVRNTVDTGRTVVCTIHQPSIDIFDAFDELFLLKRGGEEIYVGPVGRHACHLIKYLEEIEGVPKIKDGHNPATWMLEVTSAAQEALLGVDFTDIYKNSELFRRNKALIKELSSPPPGSNDLYFPTQYSHSFFTQCMACLWKQHWSYWRNPPYTAVRLLFTTFIALMFGTIFWDMGSKRRNRQDIFNSMGSMYAAVLFIGVQNATSVQPVVAIERTVFYRERAAGMYSALPYAFAQVMIEIPYVLIQTLIYGVIVYTMIGFDWTVSKFFWYIFFMYFTLLYMTFYGMMTVAVTPNHNVAAIVSSAFYAIWNLFSGFIVPRTRIPIWWRWYFWACPVSWTLYGLIASQYGDIKDKLEGDETVEDFVRNYFGFRHDFVGICAIVIVGICVLFAFTFAFSIRAFNFQRR is encoded by the exons atggATGGTGGAGGTGATATATACAGAGTAAGCAGCGCACGTTTAAGCAGTTCTTCTAATATATGGAGGAATAGTACCTTGGACGTTTTTTCAAGGTCCTCTcgtgatgaagatgatgaagaagctCTAAAATGGGCTGCTTTAGAAAAACTCCCTACTTGTTTACGTATGAGAAGAGGTATATTAACTGAAGAAGAAGGTCAAGCAAGAGAGATTGATATAGCAAGCCTTGGTTTGATAGAGAAAAGGAATTTAGTGGAGAGGCTAGTTAAAATTGCTGAAGAAGATAATGAGAGATTCTTGTTGAAGCTCAAAGAAAGGATTCACAG AGTTGGACTGGATATACCAACAATAGAAGTCAGGTTTGAACATTTAAGTATTGAAGCAGAAGCTTATGTTGGGGGTAGAGCATTGCCTACGATTTTCAACTTCTCTGCTAATATGCTAGAG GGGTTCTTGAGTTTCCTTCACATACTTCCAAGTAGAAAGCAACCATTTCCCATTCTTCATGATCTCAGTGGGATCATCAAGCCGCGAAG aatgacACTACTTGTAGGCCCTCCTAGCTCAGGCAAGACCACATTACTATTGGCGTTGGCTGGAAAACTTGGTAAAGATTTGAAA AGTTCAGGAAGCGTTACTTACAATGGACATGGGATGGCAGAGTTCGTACCACAGAGGACATCAGCTTACATAAGTCAATATGATCTTCATATAGGAGAAATGACTGTGAGAGAAACACTGTCTTTCTCTGCAAGATGTCAGGGAGTTGGACCACGTTATG AGATGTTAACTGAATTATCAAGGAGGGAGAGGGAAGCAAATATCAAACCAGATCCTGACATTGATATTTTCATGAAG GCAGCAGCACTAGAAGGGCAGGAGACTACTGTAACAACAGATTATATTCTCAAG ATTTTAGGACTTGATATATGTGCTGATACCATGGTGGGTGACGAAATGATACGAGGCATCTCTGGCGGACAAAAGAAGCGACTCACAACAG GTGAGATGCTAGTTGGACCAGCAAGAGCACTTTTCATGGATGAGATATCAACTGGTTTGGACAGTTCAACAACATTCCAAATAGTGAACTCACTCAGGCAAACAACACACATTCTCAATGGAACTACTTTCATCTCTCTTCTTCAACCAGCACCAGAAACTTATGATCTTTTCGATGACATAATTCTGCTGTCGGAAGGACTGATTATTTACCAAGGTCCACGCGAAAATGTTCTTGAATTCTTTGAATCATTGGGCTTTAAATGTCCGGAGAGGAAAGGAGTTGCTGACTTCTTACAAGAA GTGACATCAAGGAAAGATCAAGAGCAGTACTGGGCATGTAGAGATCAGCCTTACAGTTTTGTCTCAGCCAAGGAATTTTCTGAAGCATTCCAATCATTTCATATTGGCCGAAAACTAGGTGATGAACTTGCTACACCATTTGACAAGTCCAAAAGCCACCCTGCTGCTCTAACAACTGAGAAGTATGGTGTCAGCAAGAAGGAACTCTTGAAAGCTTGCATTTCAAGAGAATTTTTGCTCATGAAAAGGAACTCATTTGTCTACATTTTCAAATTCACCCAA CTTATTATCTTAGCTTCCATAACAATGACTATATTTCTAAGAACGGAGATGCATCGCAACACAATAGTGGATGGTGGGATTTATCTCGGCGCTCTTTTCTTCGCTATCATTGTCATCATGTTCAATGGCTTCTCAGAGCTTGCCATGACCATCATGAAGCTTCCTATTTTTTACAAGCAAAGAGACCTTCTCTTCTATCCTCCCTGGGCATATGCCATACCTACATGGATTCTCAAGATCCCAATCACGTTTGTAGAAGTTGCCATATGGACGATCATGACATATTATGTTATAGGCTTTGATCCAAACATTGGAAG GTTTTTCAAGCAGTACTTGATATTTGTGTTGGCTAACCAGATGTCATCTGGGCTGTTCCGAATGACGGGAGCACTAGGAAGGAACATAATTGTAGCAAATACATTTGGTTCATTTGCATTGCTTGCAGTACTAGTTTTGGGAGGATTCATCTTATCAAGAG ATAATGTGAAGCCATGGTGGATATGGGGCTACTGGGTCTCGCCGTTAATGTATGTGCAGAATGCGGCGTCTGTCAATGAATTTCTTGGGCATAGTTGGAGACAT ATTCCTCCTAATTCAACAGAGTCATTAGGAGTTGTTGTCTTGAAGTCTCGCGGAATTTTCCCAGAAGCAAATTGGTATTGGATTGGAATAGGAGCTTTGATAGGATATACCTTGCTGTTCAACTTCCTTTTCACCTTGGCTCTAAAATATCTCAACC CATTCGGGAAGCCCCAGGCAATGTTATCAAAAGAGGCCTTGGCTGAGAGAAATGCTAACAGAACTGGAGAGTTGATTGAACTATCAACAAGAGGAAAGAGCACTTCAG TAAGAGGGATTGACAGCAGACGAAGTTCCTCAGCCAGGCCACCATCTTTAAGAATGCATAGCTTTGGTGATGCCAGTCAAAATAAGCGAGGAATGGTTCTCCCTTTTCAACCCCTTTCTATCACTTTCGATGAGATCAGATATTCGGTAGACATGCCACAG GAAATGAAGGCTCAAGGAATTCTTGAGGATCGTCTGGAACTTTTGAAGGGTGTCAGTGGTGCTTTCAGGCCGGGAGTCCTAACAGCTCTAATGGGTGTTAGTGGTGCTGGAAAGACCACTCTAATGGATGTGTTATCTGGAAGAAAAACCGGTGGTTATATTGAAGGAAGAATCTCTATATCAGGGTATCCAAAAAACCAACAAACATTTGCTCGGATTTCAGGATACTGTGAACAAATTGATATCCATTCCCCTCATGTTACTGTCTATGAATCCTTGGTTTATTCTGCATGGCTTCGACTTTCCCCCGATGTCGATTCAGAGACAAGAAAG ATGTTCATTGAGGAAGTCGTGGAGCTTGTGGAGTTAAACCCTTTAAGAGAAGCGCTTGTTGGATTGCCTGGTGTGAATGGTCTCTCTACCGAGCAGCGCAAGAGGTTGACAATTGCAGTTGAGCTTGTTGCTAATCCATCCATAATTTTCATGGATGAGCCAACCTCTGGCCTTGATGCCAGAGCAGCAGCCATAGTTATGAGAACAGTGAGGAACACGGTGGATACTGGGAGAACTGTAGTGTGCACAATACACCAGCCAAGCATAGACATATTCGATGCTTTTGATGAG CTATTTTTGTTGAAACGGGGAGGTGAGGAAATTTATGTTGGTCCAGTAGGCCGCCATGCTTGCCATCTAATCAAGTATCTTGAG GAAATTGAGGGAGTTCCAAAGATCAAGGATGGTCACAATCCTGCAACTTGGATGTTGGAGGTTACTTCAGCAGCACAAGAAGCTCTTCTCGGGGTTGACTTCACTGATATCTACAAGAATTCAGAACTATTCAG GAGAAACAAAGCATTGATCAAGGAACTAAGCTCTCCACCGCCGGGTTCAAACGATCTTTACTTCCCTACTCAATATTCGCATTCCTTCTTCACCCAGTGTATGGCTTGCCTATGGAAGCAGCACTGGTCATATTGGCGCAACCCGCCATACACTGCAGTCAGACTGTTATTCACAACATTCATAGCTTTAATGTTTGGGACAATATTTTGGGACATGGGCTCCAAAAG AAGGAACAGACAAGATATCTTTAATTCGATGGGTTCTATGTACGCCGCTGTTCTTTTCATAGGGGTGCAGAATGCTACATCAGTGCAGCCAGTTGTTGCTATCGAGAGAACGGTATTTTACAGAGAAAGAGCAGCAGGAATGTATTCTGCATTGCCATATGCCTTTGCACAG GTTATGATTGAAATCCCATACGTTTTAATTCAGACTCtcatatatggagttatagtgTACACCATGATTGGTTTTGATTGGACAGTTAGCAAGTTCTTTTGGTACATCTTCTTCATGTACTTCACTTTATTATACATGACTTTCTATGGCATGATGACTGTCGCTGTCACGCCAAACCACAATGTTGCTGCTATAGTTTCATCTGCTTTCTACGCAATATGGAATCTTTTCTCAGGATTCATTGTTCCTCGAACG AGGATTCCTATCTGGTGGAGATGGTACTTCTGGGCATGTCCGGTCTCTTGGACCCTCTATGGATTGATTGCTTCGCAATATGGAGACATCAAGGATAAACTAGAGGGTGATGAAACAGTAGAAGATTTCGTGAGGAATTATTTCGGTTTTCGGCACGACTTTGTTGGAATTTGTGCAATCGTAATTGTTGGGATCTGTGTGCTATTTGCATTCACCTTTGCATTCTCCATTAGAGCATTTAACTTCCAGAgaagatga
- the LOC133674659 gene encoding protein ECERIFERUM 26 → MADITYICKRTVVSTKPVQPGKHCSLSVLDRLMEQNHLRSVYYFRTPGGREPGELTKKLRESLSEMLTCFPIVTGRLLKDPKGHWMIKCNDAGVRMVEARIKGSVEDWLKSVDREKELKLVHWEEMYHKPYFWSPFYVQITEFGEGGLAIGLSCFHLLADPTCATMFVKAWADVTLTGKMLNPPLFHQLPPRRPGRKNPNHEPYMELINCYKPIADKINLVTDTKHVTIALAFSDPMVRACIANGQAMNAFDQSSPSPFEALAGLFWVCISKLKGAGDGLIDMSICSDMRNVLHLDNGFFGNCMVYNKVNSKSLKEHKLSDVAKAIGEVMAKMDNDGITDLIEWLEHNGYQSPPPMNGCELMCASLEAVDPYLAVFEEGFVPIRVSSYVEPVVAAGHVLVLPSPPCEGPLSRTVMVTLPEDEAARLCEDDLILHFSPTILIGVNN, encoded by the exons ATGGCTGATATCACCTACATTTGCAAACGCACTGTTGTTAGCACAAAACCAGTGCAACCAGGAAAACACTGCTCGCTTTCAGTTTTAGATCGCCTTATGGAACAAAACCACCTAAGATCTGTGTACTATTTTCGAACCCCAGGAGGGAGGGAGCCTGGAGAATTAACCAAGAAGCTAAGAGAGTCTCTGTCTGAAATGCTTACATGTTTTCCTATAGTGACAGGCAGGCTGTTGAAGGACCCGAAAGGTCATTGGATGATCAAGTGCAATGATGCTGGTGTAAGAATGGTGGAGGCTAGAATAAAAGGAAGTGTTGAAGACTGGTTAAAGAGTGTAGATAGAGAGAAGGAGCTTAAGCTTGTTCACTGGGAAGAAATGTACCATAAGCCTTATTTTTGGTCTCCCTTCTATGTTCAG ATAACTGAATTTGGAGAAGGTGGACTAGCAATTGGCTTGAGCTGCTTTCACCTGCTAGCTGATCCCACTTGTGCCACCATGTTTGTTAAGGCCTGGGCCGACGTGACACTCACCGGGAAAATGCTCAACCCTCCTCTTTTCCATCAGCTGCCGCCTCGAAGACCCGGCAGGAAGAATCCCAACCACGAGCCTTACATGGAGTTGATCAATTGCTATAAACCTATtgctgataaaataaatttggtaaCTGACACAAAGCATGTGACTATTGCTCTTGCATTTTCGGACCCTATGGTCCGAGCTTGCATAGCAAATGGTCAAGCCATGAACGCATTCGATCAGTCTAGCCCGTCACCATTCGAGGCACTGGCCGGGTTATTTTGGGTTTGTATAAGCAAATTGAAAGGAGCAGGAGACGGTCTGATAGACATGTCTATATGTTCAGACATGAGAAATGTGTTGCACCTGGATAATGGATTTTTCGGAAACTGCATGGTATATAACAAAGTTAACTCAAAGTCCTTAAAAGAACACAAGTTATCGGATGTTGCTAAGGCAATCGGAGAAGTCATGGCAAAAATGGACAATGATGGGATCACTGACTTGATCGAATGGCTTGAACATAATGGCTATCAATCTCCTCCTCCGATGAATGGCTGTGAACTCATGTGTGCTAGCTTGGAAGCCGTGGACCCCTATTTAGCTGTGTTTGAAGAAGGATTTGTCCCAATCCGTGTGTCCTCCTATGTGGAACCAGTCGTGGCGGCAGGACATGTTTTGGTCCTTCCATCGCCGCCATGCGAGGGTCCATTGAGCAGGACAGTCATGGTTACACTCCCAGAAGATGAGGCGGCTAGACTGTGTGAAGATGATCTCATTCTGCATTTCTCTCCAACTATTTTAATAGGGGTGAATAATTAA